The following proteins are co-located in the Malus sylvestris chromosome 13, drMalSylv7.2, whole genome shotgun sequence genome:
- the LOC126595535 gene encoding late embryogenesis abundant protein Lea5-A-like, with the protein MAASFLSKTKPLLLAIQRRGYAAASHGSVAAGFGRGGSRNAMVEERVAKAMKEESGLGAPSSAWAPDPRTGYYRPANRADEIDPVGLREMLLNHKAK; encoded by the exons ATGGCTGCTTCCTTCCTCTCCAAAACTAAGCCCCTCCTCCTCGCGATCCAACG GCGGGGTTACGCTGCAGCATCACATGGTTCGGTGGCAGCTGGATTCGGTAGGGGAGGGTCCAGGAATGCTATGGTGGAGGAGCGGGTTGCGAAAGCGATGAAGGAGGAGTCTGGACTCGGAGCTCCTTCATCTGCGTGGGCCCCGGATCCGAGAACTGGATACTATAGGCCCGCCAATCGTGCGGACGAGATCGACCCGGTTGGGCTTCGAGAGATGCTGTTGAACCACAAAGCAAAGTGA